The following proteins come from a genomic window of Anguilla rostrata isolate EN2019 chromosome 17, ASM1855537v3, whole genome shotgun sequence:
- the LOC135243205 gene encoding ADP-ribosylation factor-like protein 4D, whose amino-acid sequence MGNQFTEIAPNTPFLPNFQSLHVVIIGLDSAGKTSLLYRLQLREFVNTIPTKGFNMEKIKVVVGNSRATTFQVWDVGGQEKLRPLWKSYTRRTDGMVFVVDSAEAERMEEAKVELHKITRTSENQGVPVLLLANKQDLPSALSVPEVEKALALHELSPSTLHHAQGCSAVDGQGLQPALEKLYEMILKRKKMLRHSKKKR is encoded by the coding sequence ATGGGGAACCAGTTTACCGAGATTGCTCCCAACACTCCCTTTTTACCAAATTTCCAGTCCTTGCACGTGGTAATCATCGGCCTGGACTCTGCGGGCAAGACCTCACTGCTCTACCGGTTGCAGCTGCGCGAGTTTGTCAACACCATCCCCACCAAGGGCTTCAACATGGAGAAGATCAAGGTTGTGGTGGGCAACTCGCGGGCCACCACCTTCCAGGTGTGGGACGTGGGCGGGCAGGAGAAGCTCCGCCCACTGTGGAAGTCGTACACGCGGCGGACAGACGGGATGGTCTTCGTGGTGGACTCGGCCGAGGCCGAGCGCATGGAGGAGGCCAAGGTGGAGCTCCACAAGATCACGCGCACCTCGGAGAACCAGGGCGTGCCCGTGCTGTTGCTGGCCAACAAGCAGGACCTGCCCTCCGCGCTGTCGGTGCCCGAGGTGGAGAAGGCCCTGGCGCTACACGAACTGAGCCCGTCCACGCTGCACCACGCCCAGGGCTGCAGCGCCGTCGATGGCCAGGGACTTCAGCCCGCTCTGGAGAAACTGTACGAGATGATCCTCAAGAGGAAAAAGATGCTCAGGCACAGCAAAAAGAAGAGATGA